A region from the Devosia lucknowensis genome encodes:
- a CDS encoding ABC transporter substrate-binding protein, producing MKKIITGLMAGVLAMSAAPAAMAADALTLQLKWVTQAQFAGYLVAEAKGFYDEENLDITILPGGPNIAPEQVIAGGGADIIVTWMAAGLSARDNGVPLVNIAQPFKRSGLMMICPTETGITSEADFPGHTLGVWFFGNEYPFFAWMNKIGLATDGSEGGVTVLQQSFDIQPMIQGQADCISVMTYNEYGQALDAGYGPDNLTIFNYTEMGNDLLEDGLYVMEDTLDDPAKVDAYTRFVRASMKGWAYALENPDEAAEIVVEMDDTGAAEFDHQRYMVEEVSKLVDADDAALDMATYDRTAKALLDQSIIKAEPEGAYTTVVTDALK from the coding sequence ATGAAGAAGATCATCACAGGGTTGATGGCAGGGGTGCTGGCCATGTCAGCCGCCCCGGCCGCCATGGCCGCCGACGCGCTGACGCTGCAGCTCAAGTGGGTGACCCAGGCACAGTTCGCCGGTTACCTCGTGGCCGAGGCCAAGGGCTTCTACGACGAGGAAAACCTCGACATCACCATCCTGCCGGGCGGCCCGAACATCGCCCCCGAACAGGTGATCGCCGGCGGTGGCGCCGATATCATCGTCACCTGGATGGCCGCTGGCCTGTCGGCGCGCGACAACGGCGTGCCGCTGGTCAACATCGCCCAGCCGTTCAAGCGCTCGGGCCTGATGATGATCTGCCCGACCGAAACCGGCATCACCTCGGAAGCCGACTTCCCGGGTCATACGCTGGGCGTCTGGTTCTTCGGCAACGAATATCCGTTCTTTGCCTGGATGAACAAGATCGGTCTCGCCACCGACGGCTCGGAAGGCGGCGTCACCGTGCTGCAGCAGAGCTTCGATATCCAGCCCATGATCCAGGGCCAGGCGGACTGTATCTCGGTCATGACCTACAACGAATACGGCCAGGCGCTCGATGCCGGCTACGGTCCCGACAACCTCACCATCTTCAACTATACCGAAATGGGCAACGACCTGCTCGAAGACGGCCTCTACGTCATGGAGGACACCCTCGACGATCCGGCCAAGGTCGACGCCTATACCCGTTTCGTGCGCGCCTCGATGAAGGGCTGGGCCTATGCCCTGGAAAACCCGGATGAGGCCGCCGAGATCGTGGTGGAGATGGACGATACCGGCGCGGCCGAGTTCGATCACCAGCGCTACATGGTGGAAGAGGTTTCCAAGCTCGTCGACGCCGATGATGCGGCCCTCGACATGGCCACCTATGACCGCACGGCCAAGGCCCTGCTCGACCAGAGCATCATCAAGGCCGAACCCGAAGGCGCCTACACGACCGTGGTCACCGACGCGCTCAAGTAA
- a CDS encoding Zn-dependent hydrolase, whose translation MTSPGENLRINGDRLWESLMDMARIGPGIAGGNNRQTLTDADKEGRELFQRWCEDAGLTMGVDQMGTMFMTRPGTDPDALPVYVGSHLDTQPTGGKYDGVLGVLAGLEVVRTMNDLGIRTRHPIVVTNWTNEEGARFAPAMLASGVFAGVIPLEHAYARTDMDGKTFGDELKRIGWVGDETVGARKMHAYFEYHIEQGPILEAEDKQIGVVTHCQGLWWLEFTLTGKEAHTGSTPMTMRVNAGLAMARIMEMVQEVAMEAQPGAVGGVGQVKFTPNSRNVLPAKVVFTVDIRSPDIDKLNRMRAEIEKRAADICAEIGVGCAVEAIGHFDPVTFDPTLVGRVRAAAEKLGYSHMNVISGAGHDACWAAKVAPATMIMCPCVDGLSHNEAEEISREWATAGADVLFHAVVETAEVVE comes from the coding sequence ATGACCTCTCCCGGCGAAAACCTTCGGATCAATGGCGACCGGCTCTGGGAGAGCCTGATGGACATGGCCAGGATCGGGCCGGGGATCGCGGGCGGGAATAACCGCCAGACCCTGACAGATGCGGATAAAGAAGGCCGCGAACTGTTCCAGCGCTGGTGCGAGGACGCGGGCCTGACCATGGGCGTCGACCAGATGGGCACCATGTTCATGACCCGGCCGGGCACCGATCCCGACGCCCTGCCGGTCTATGTCGGCAGCCATCTCGATACCCAGCCTACGGGCGGCAAGTATGACGGCGTGCTCGGCGTGCTGGCCGGACTCGAGGTCGTGCGGACGATGAACGATCTGGGCATCAGGACCAGGCACCCCATCGTCGTCACCAACTGGACCAATGAGGAAGGCGCGCGCTTTGCCCCGGCCATGCTAGCCTCGGGCGTCTTTGCCGGGGTGATCCCGCTCGAGCACGCCTATGCCCGCACCGACATGGATGGCAAGACCTTCGGCGACGAACTGAAACGCATCGGCTGGGTCGGCGACGAGACCGTGGGCGCGCGGAAAATGCACGCCTATTTCGAATACCATATCGAGCAGGGTCCGATCCTCGAGGCCGAGGACAAGCAGATCGGCGTGGTGACGCATTGCCAGGGCCTGTGGTGGCTCGAATTCACCCTGACCGGCAAGGAAGCCCATACCGGCTCGACCCCGATGACCATGCGCGTCAATGCGGGTCTGGCGATGGCGCGCATCATGGAAATGGTGCAAGAGGTGGCCATGGAAGCCCAGCCGGGCGCCGTCGGTGGCGTGGGGCAGGTGAAATTCACCCCCAATTCGCGCAACGTGCTGCCGGCCAAGGTGGTGTTCACTGTCGACATCCGCTCGCCCGATATCGACAAGCTCAATCGCATGCGGGCCGAGATCGAAAAGCGCGCCGCCGACATCTGCGCCGAGATTGGCGTGGGTTGCGCGGTGGAGGCGATTGGCCATTTCGATCCGGTCACCTTCGATCCCACCCTGGTTGGCCGGGTGCGCGCGGCCGCCGAAAAGCTCGGCTACAGCCACATGAACGTCATCTCCGGCGCCGGCCACGACGCCTGCTGGGCGGCGAAAGTCGCGCCGGCGACCATGATCATGTGCCCCTGCGTCGATGGATTGAGCCACAACGAGGCCGAGGAGATCTCCAGGGAATGGGCGACGGCGGGAGCCGATGTGCTGTTCCACGCGGTGGTGGAAACGGCGGAGGTCGTGGAGTGA
- a CDS encoding ABC transporter permease translates to MPIHHWLALFAAWAFAWLFVERLSAAIRAGRLPETGTGVLIPVVFGLALLVVWEVVTRGANVPPVLLPPPSAIGARLAAETGILWADFVQTFIKSVIPGYIIGCLAGLVVAIAVDRSPFLKAGVMPIGNFMSALPIIGIAPIMVMWFGFDWQSKAAVVVAMTFFPMLVNTVAGLNAASAMERDLMTTYAASYWQTLMKLRLPAAGPFIFNALKINSTLALIGAIVAEFFGTPVVGMGFRISTGVGRLAIDLVWAEIAVAAVAGSAFYGVIALIERGVTFWHPSVRGGRT, encoded by the coding sequence ATGCCCATTCACCACTGGCTGGCCTTGTTCGCCGCCTGGGCCTTCGCCTGGCTCTTCGTCGAACGGCTATCCGCCGCCATCCGTGCCGGCAGGCTGCCCGAAACCGGCACCGGCGTCCTGATCCCCGTGGTGTTCGGGCTCGCCCTGCTGGTGGTGTGGGAAGTGGTCACCCGCGGCGCCAACGTGCCGCCGGTGCTGCTGCCGCCTCCCTCCGCCATCGGCGCGCGCCTTGCCGCCGAAACCGGCATCCTGTGGGCCGATTTCGTCCAGACCTTCATCAAGTCGGTCATTCCCGGCTATATCATCGGGTGCCTCGCCGGCCTCGTCGTCGCCATCGCCGTCGACCGCTCGCCCTTCCTCAAGGCCGGCGTCATGCCCATCGGCAATTTCATGTCGGCCCTGCCCATCATCGGCATCGCGCCGATCATGGTCATGTGGTTCGGCTTCGACTGGCAATCCAAGGCTGCCGTCGTCGTCGCCATGACGTTCTTCCCCATGCTGGTCAATACCGTCGCCGGGCTCAATGCCGCCTCGGCCATGGAGCGCGACCTCATGACCACCTATGCCGCCAGCTATTGGCAGACCCTTATGAAGCTCAGGCTCCCCGCTGCGGGCCCCTTCATATTCAACGCCCTCAAGATCAACTCGACTTTGGCCCTGATCGGCGCAATCGTAGCGGAATTCTTCGGGACGCCCGTCGTGGGAATGGGCTTCCGGATATCGACCGGGGTGGGGCGTCTCGCCATCGACCTGGTCTGGGCGGAGATCGCTGTCGCGGCGGTCGCGGGGTCCGCCTTCTACGGGGTGATCGCCCTCATCGAAAGGGGCGTCACCTTCTGGCATCCGTCTGTCCGTGGTGGGCGGACGTAA
- a CDS encoding ABC transporter ATP-binding protein, whose product MSVVSAQNLGLTFPTGDGDIVALSDVNLTIEKGDFVSFIGPSGCGKTTFLRAIADLEKPTSGTLTVNGMSAEAARKARAYGYVFQAAALYPWRTIEKNVALPLEIMGYSASEQAERIRSTMELVNLAGFEKKYPWQLSGGMQQRASIARALAFDADLLLMDEPFGALDEIVRDHLNSELLKLWDRTQKTICFVTHSIPEAVYLSTKIVVMSPRPGRVTDVIESTLPRERPLDIRETPEFLEIAARVRDGLRAGHSYDEGAV is encoded by the coding sequence ATGAGCGTCGTCTCCGCCCAGAATCTCGGCCTCACCTTTCCCACCGGCGATGGCGACATTGTCGCTTTGAGCGATGTCAACCTCACCATCGAGAAGGGAGATTTCGTCTCCTTCATCGGGCCTTCGGGCTGTGGCAAGACCACGTTCCTGCGGGCCATTGCCGATCTCGAAAAACCGACGTCTGGCACGCTCACCGTCAACGGCATGAGCGCCGAGGCGGCGCGCAAGGCGCGGGCCTATGGCTATGTGTTCCAGGCGGCCGCGCTCTATCCGTGGCGCACGATCGAGAAGAACGTGGCTCTGCCACTTGAGATCATGGGCTATTCGGCCAGCGAACAGGCCGAGCGCATCCGGAGCACTATGGAACTCGTGAACCTCGCCGGTTTCGAGAAAAAATATCCCTGGCAGCTCTCGGGCGGCATGCAGCAGCGCGCCTCCATCGCCCGCGCCCTGGCCTTCGATGCCGACCTGCTGCTGATGGACGAGCCGTTCGGGGCGCTGGACGAGATCGTCCGCGACCATCTCAATTCCGAACTCCTCAAGCTTTGGGACAGGACGCAAAAGACCATCTGCTTTGTGACGCACTCCATTCCCGAGGCAGTTTATCTCTCGACCAAGATCGTCGTCATGTCGCCGCGGCCGGGCCGGGTGACCGATGTGATCGAAAGCACGCTGCCACGGGAGCGGCCGCTCGACATCCGCGAAACGCCGGAGTTCCTGGAGATCGCCGCACGGGTGCGCGATGGGTTGAGGGCAGGGCATAGCTATGACGAGGGAGCGGTATGA
- a CDS encoding CoA-acylating methylmalonate-semialdehyde dehydrogenase has translation MQVIENAVAGKRYVSSSTRRVPVFNPATGEQSAELPLSTSDELNAAVANAVKAQVAWGATPPMKRARVMFKFKALLDQYADDLAREISKEHGKVHDDALGEVARGIDCVDFACGIPHLLKGEFSRNVGPNIDSYSDRQPLGVVAGITPFNFPAMVPMWMYPAAIACGNAFILKPSERDPSAPMLAWNLFMEAGLPEGILNIVHGDKEMVDGILDHPDIKAVSFVGSTPIAEYVYQRGTKAGKRVQALGGAKNHMIIMPDADLDQAADALMGAGYGSAGERCMAISVAVPVGKDTADALVAKLKPRVESLKIGPATDKDAEMGPVVTKMHRDKILGYIDSGVEEGAELVVDGRGFTLQGYENGYYVGGTLFDNVEPDMKIYKEEIFGPVLSVVRRDSFKDAVDLIHGHEYANGTAIFTRDGDAAREFADKIEVGMVGINVPIPVPVAYHSFGGWKRSLFGDHSIYGPEGIHFYTRLKTVTTRWPAGIKGGAEFSFPSVK, from the coding sequence ATGCAGGTCATCGAAAACGCCGTTGCCGGCAAGCGTTATGTTTCATCCTCGACCCGCCGCGTGCCGGTGTTCAATCCGGCAACGGGCGAACAATCCGCCGAACTGCCGCTCTCGACATCAGACGAGCTGAACGCCGCCGTCGCCAATGCGGTCAAGGCGCAGGTCGCCTGGGGCGCCACCCCGCCGATGAAGCGGGCGCGCGTCATGTTCAAGTTCAAGGCGCTGCTCGACCAGTATGCCGACGATCTGGCGCGCGAGATCTCCAAGGAACACGGCAAGGTGCATGACGACGCGCTGGGCGAAGTGGCGCGCGGCATCGACTGCGTGGATTTCGCCTGCGGCATTCCGCACCTGCTCAAGGGCGAATTCAGCCGCAATGTCGGCCCCAATATCGACAGCTATTCCGACCGTCAGCCGCTCGGCGTCGTGGCCGGCATCACCCCGTTCAATTTCCCGGCCATGGTGCCGATGTGGATGTATCCGGCGGCCATCGCCTGCGGCAATGCCTTCATTTTGAAGCCCTCCGAGCGCGACCCCAGCGCGCCCATGCTGGCCTGGAACCTCTTCATGGAAGCCGGGCTGCCCGAGGGTATCCTCAATATCGTCCATGGCGACAAGGAAATGGTCGACGGCATTCTCGACCATCCCGACATCAAGGCCGTGAGCTTCGTCGGCTCGACCCCGATCGCCGAATATGTCTACCAGCGCGGCACCAAGGCCGGTAAGCGCGTGCAGGCCCTGGGCGGGGCCAAGAACCACATGATCATCATGCCCGATGCCGATCTCGACCAGGCGGCCGACGCGCTGATGGGCGCCGGCTACGGTTCGGCCGGCGAGCGCTGCATGGCCATTTCGGTGGCCGTGCCGGTGGGCAAGGACACGGCCGATGCACTCGTTGCCAAGCTCAAGCCGCGGGTCGAAAGTCTGAAAATCGGCCCGGCGACCGACAAGGACGCCGAAATGGGTCCTGTCGTCACAAAGATGCACCGCGACAAGATCCTGGGGTACATCGACAGCGGTGTCGAAGAGGGCGCCGAGCTCGTCGTCGACGGCCGCGGCTTCACGCTGCAGGGCTACGAGAACGGCTATTATGTCGGCGGCACGCTGTTCGACAACGTCGAGCCGGACATGAAGATCTACAAGGAAGAGATCTTCGGGCCGGTGCTCTCGGTGGTGCGCCGCGACAGCTTCAAGGACGCGGTCGACCTGATCCACGGCCACGAATATGCCAATGGCACGGCCATCTTCACCCGCGACGGCGACGCCGCGCGCGAATTCGCCGACAAGATCGAAGTGGGCATGGTGGGCATCAACGTGCCGATCCCGGTGCCGGTGGCCTATCACAGTTTTGGCGGCTGGAAGCGCTCGCTGTTCGGTGATCACTCCATCTACGGGCCCGAAGGCATCCACTTCTACACAAGGCTCAAGACCGTCACCACCCGCTGGCCCGCCGGCATCAAGGGCGGCGCGGAATTCAGCTTCCCGAGCGTGAAATAG
- the hydA gene encoding dihydropyrimidinase, translating into MSTVIKNGTVVTADLSYEADVRIEGDVIVEIGKNLFGDEVLDATGCLIMPGGIDPHTHLEMPFMGTYSADDFESGTRAGLAGGTTMVVDFCLPNPDQSLLEALKMWDNKTGKASADYSFHMAITWWGEQVFNEMAEVVDRGITSFKHFMAYKGALMVNDDEMFASFQRCAALGALPLVHAENGDVVAAMTAKLLAEGNNGPEGHAYSRPPEVEGEATNRAIMIADMAGVPLYVVHTSCEQAHEAIRRARQKGMRVYGEPLIQHLTLDESEYFNADWDHAARRVMSPPFRNKQHQDSLWAGLQAGSLSCVATDHCAFTSEQKRTGVGNFAKIPNGTGGLEDRLPVLWTAGVNTGRLTPNEFVAVTSTNIAKILNMYPRKGAVMVGADADLVVWDPKRKKTISAKSQQSVIDYNVFEGFEVTGLPRFVLSRGKVSIVENEVKAEPGHGKFVAREAKNPVNRALSQWKELVAPRKVERTGIPATGV; encoded by the coding sequence ATGAGCACAGTCATCAAGAACGGCACCGTCGTCACCGCCGATCTCTCCTACGAGGCCGATGTGCGGATCGAGGGCGATGTGATCGTCGAGATCGGCAAGAATCTTTTCGGCGACGAAGTGCTGGATGCCACGGGCTGCCTCATCATGCCCGGCGGCATCGATCCGCATACGCATCTCGAAATGCCGTTCATGGGCACCTATTCGGCCGATGATTTCGAGAGCGGCACGCGGGCGGGCCTCGCGGGCGGAACCACCATGGTCGTCGATTTCTGTCTGCCCAATCCGGACCAGAGCCTGCTCGAAGCGCTCAAGATGTGGGACAACAAGACCGGCAAGGCCAGCGCCGACTATTCCTTCCACATGGCCATCACCTGGTGGGGCGAGCAGGTGTTCAACGAAATGGCCGAGGTGGTTGATCGCGGTATCACCTCGTTCAAGCACTTCATGGCCTATAAGGGCGCGCTGATGGTGAACGACGACGAGATGTTCGCCTCGTTCCAGCGCTGCGCGGCCTTGGGGGCGCTGCCGCTGGTGCATGCCGAAAACGGCGACGTCGTTGCCGCGATGACGGCCAAGCTCCTGGCCGAAGGCAATAACGGGCCGGAGGGCCATGCCTATTCGCGGCCGCCGGAAGTCGAGGGCGAAGCCACCAACCGGGCCATCATGATCGCCGACATGGCCGGCGTGCCGCTCTATGTCGTGCACACGAGCTGCGAGCAGGCGCACGAAGCCATCCGCCGGGCCCGGCAGAAGGGCATGCGCGTCTATGGCGAACCGCTGATCCAGCACCTGACGCTCGACGAGAGCGAATATTTCAACGCCGACTGGGACCATGCCGCGCGCCGGGTGATGTCGCCGCCCTTCCGCAACAAGCAGCACCAGGATTCGCTCTGGGCTGGCCTGCAGGCGGGCTCGCTCTCCTGCGTCGCCACCGATCACTGCGCCTTCACGTCGGAGCAGAAGCGTACCGGTGTCGGCAATTTTGCGAAAATTCCGAACGGCACGGGCGGGCTCGAGGATCGACTGCCGGTGCTCTGGACCGCAGGCGTCAATACCGGGCGGCTGACGCCCAATGAATTCGTGGCCGTGACCTCGACCAACATCGCCAAGATCCTCAACATGTATCCCAGGAAGGGTGCGGTCATGGTCGGCGCCGATGCCGATCTCGTCGTCTGGGACCCCAAGCGCAAGAAGACCATTTCGGCGAAAAGCCAGCAGTCGGTCATCGACTACAATGTGTTCGAGGGCTTTGAAGTCACCGGCCTGCCGCGCTTCGTGCTCAGCCGCGGCAAGGTGTCGATTGTCGAGAACGAGGTGAAGGCCGAGCCCGGCCACGGCAAGTTCGTGGCGCGCGAAGCGAAGAACCCTGTGAATAGGGCGCTCAGCCAGTGGAAGGAACTGGTCGCCCCGCGCAAGGTGGAGCGGACGGGTATTCCGGCGACGGGGGTTTGA
- a CDS encoding TetR family transcriptional regulator C-terminal domain-containing protein, whose protein sequence is MAPRNLKAAEHTVSAAKRQHKADAKAATAHPRPLTRIQKEKQDIILEAALEVFAVHGFRGATIDQIAEVAGMSKPNLLYYFPKKEEIHRRLIAALLDTWLAPLRDFDEDGDPFTEIRSYIRRKLEMARDFPRESRLFANEMLQGAPRISEMIEIDLKGLVDEKAKVLLTWMDQGKLARTDPYHLIFSIWATTQHYADFDVQVRAVLGKGRNGEGRFEDAARYLEQLFMHGLTPRPRPGAAG, encoded by the coding sequence ATGGCCCCCCGAAATCTGAAAGCCGCCGAGCACACCGTTTCTGCCGCCAAGCGCCAGCACAAGGCCGATGCCAAGGCAGCGACGGCCCATCCGCGGCCGCTGACGCGGATCCAGAAGGAAAAGCAGGACATCATTCTCGAAGCGGCGCTCGAGGTCTTCGCCGTGCACGGGTTCCGGGGCGCCACCATCGACCAGATCGCCGAGGTGGCGGGAATGAGCAAACCCAACCTGCTCTATTATTTCCCGAAAAAGGAAGAGATCCACCGTCGGCTGATCGCCGCGCTGCTCGACACATGGCTGGCGCCGCTACGCGATTTCGACGAGGACGGCGACCCGTTCACCGAAATCCGCTCCTATATCCGCCGCAAGCTTGAAATGGCGCGCGACTTCCCGCGCGAAAGCCGGCTCTTCGCCAATGAAATGCTGCAGGGTGCGCCCCGCATCAGCGAAATGATCGAGATCGACCTCAAGGGGCTGGTCGATGAAAAGGCGAAGGTTCTGCTGACCTGGATGGATCAGGGCAAGCTGGCGCGCACCGATCCCTACCACCTGATCTTTTCGATCTGGGCCACCACCCAGCACTATGCCGACTTCGACGTGCAGGTGCGGGCGGTCCTGGGCAAGGGCCGCAATGGCGAGGGACGTTTCGAGGATGCGGCGCGCTATCTCGAACAGCTGTTCATGCATGGCCTCACGCCCCGGCCACGCCCGGGCGCCGCGGGCTGA
- a CDS encoding ABC transporter permease has protein sequence MNRVFPVLTVLLAIVLFWYVMAVHMNAPWQNQLNGRAGLENVPFTEFAQQTWSQDKPVLPAPHQVVGEIWNATVALELTSRRSLAYHAWITLSATLLGFALGTGLGVGLAVAIIHNDASDRSLMPWIIASQTIPILAVAPMVVVGLGAVGLTGLVPKSLISMYLSFFPVVVGMVKGLRSPENIQLDLMRTYDANPWQVFWKLRWPASMPFLFASMKVGIAISLIGAVVAELSNASGGGLGVRLLTGSYNGQTIQIWAALFIAAGLAAVLVAVVGSAERVVNRRMGARA, from the coding sequence ATGAACCGCGTCTTCCCCGTGCTCACGGTCCTGCTTGCCATCGTCCTCTTCTGGTACGTCATGGCCGTGCATATGAATGCGCCCTGGCAGAACCAGCTCAATGGTCGTGCCGGCCTCGAAAACGTGCCCTTCACCGAATTCGCCCAGCAGACCTGGTCGCAGGACAAGCCGGTTCTGCCCGCACCGCATCAGGTGGTAGGGGAAATCTGGAACGCGACCGTGGCGCTGGAACTGACCTCGCGGCGTTCGCTTGCCTACCATGCCTGGATCACCCTGTCGGCGACGCTCCTGGGCTTTGCTCTGGGGACGGGGCTGGGCGTGGGCCTGGCCGTGGCCATCATCCACAATGACGCATCCGATCGGTCGCTGATGCCCTGGATCATCGCCAGCCAGACCATTCCCATTCTCGCCGTCGCACCCATGGTGGTGGTCGGCCTCGGAGCGGTCGGCCTCACCGGCCTCGTGCCCAAATCGCTGATCTCGATGTATCTGAGCTTTTTTCCGGTCGTCGTCGGCATGGTCAAGGGCCTGCGTTCGCCCGAAAATATCCAGCTCGACCTGATGCGCACCTATGATGCCAATCCCTGGCAGGTGTTCTGGAAACTGCGCTGGCCCGCTTCCATGCCGTTCCTCTTCGCCTCGATGAAGGTCGGCATCGCCATATCCCTCATCGGGGCGGTGGTCGCCGAACTGTCCAATGCCTCGGGCGGTGGTCTGGGCGTACGATTGCTGACCGGGTCTTATAATGGCCAGACCATCCAGATCTGGGCGGCGCTGTTCATCGCGGCAGGACTTGCGGCCGTGCTCGTTGCGGTGGTCGGCTCGGCCGAACGGGTCGTCAACCGCAGGATGGGAGCCCGGGCATGA
- a CDS encoding endonuclease domain-containing protein, translating into MTTRPRQLRRTASDAENRLWYVLRNRGLGGWKFNRQVPVGPYIADFACREAALIVELDGGQHAENAADVTRTAFLNAEGYSVVRFWNDEVLNHRDMVCELILGVIEKSPSPDLRFAPATLSPSGRGIRGVRAAAGAQFLNQARSVLLPLGEKVARPQGETDEGASASRGNP; encoded by the coding sequence GTGACTACCCGCCCCCGTCAGTTGCGCAGGACTGCATCCGATGCCGAAAATCGGCTCTGGTATGTTTTGCGCAATCGGGGCTTAGGCGGGTGGAAGTTCAACCGTCAGGTTCCAGTGGGACCTTACATCGCTGACTTTGCCTGCCGTGAGGCAGCACTGATCGTCGAACTCGATGGCGGGCAGCATGCCGAGAATGCAGCGGACGTAACGCGCACGGCCTTTCTCAATGCCGAGGGTTATTCCGTTGTGCGCTTCTGGAACGACGAAGTGCTGAATCATCGCGACATGGTCTGCGAACTGATCCTGGGGGTGATTGAAAAATCCCCCTCACCCGACCTCCGCTTCGCTCCGGCCACCCTCTCCCCGAGTGGGAGAGGAATAAGAGGCGTTCGCGCTGCCGCCGGCGCACAATTTCTCAATCAGGCACGGTCCGTTCTTCTCCCTCTCGGGGAGAAGGTGGCTCGCCCGCAGGGCGAGACGGATGAGGGGGCCTCAGCATCAAGAGGGAATCCATGA
- a CDS encoding aspartate aminotransferase family protein has protein sequence MPFTANRQFKKAPRMFVAAKDMHYTTSDGRQVLDGTAGLWCVNAGHARPKIVEAIANQAAELDYAPAFQMGHPKAFELANRLVDLAPEGLDHVLFTNSGSESVETALKVALAYQKVIGQGSRTRLIGRERGYHGVNFGGISVGGIVTNRKMFGTLLTGVDHLPHTHNLAKNAFSRGEPTHGVDLADELERIVTLHDASTIAAVIVEPVAGSTGVLIPPPGYLQRLRDITKKHGILLIFDEVITGYGRLGTPFGADYFGVVPDIMVTAKGLTNGVIPMGAVMVSKEIHDAFMQGPEHVIEFFHGYTYSGNPIASAAGLATLETYKDEGLLTRGAELAKVWEDALHSLKGLPHVIDIRNIGLVGAIELQPIDGQPTKRAFAAFLKAFEQGLLIRTTGDIIALSPPLIISESQIGEIVSTLSGILKTLE, from the coding sequence ATGCCCTTCACGGCAAACCGGCAGTTCAAGAAGGCGCCGCGCATGTTCGTCGCCGCCAAGGACATGCACTACACCACCTCGGACGGGCGCCAGGTGCTCGACGGCACGGCGGGCCTGTGGTGCGTCAATGCCGGGCATGCGCGCCCCAAGATCGTCGAAGCCATCGCCAACCAGGCGGCCGAGCTCGACTACGCCCCTGCCTTCCAGATGGGTCATCCCAAGGCCTTCGAGCTCGCCAATCGCCTTGTCGACCTGGCTCCGGAAGGTCTCGACCACGTGCTGTTCACCAATTCCGGCTCGGAATCGGTAGAGACCGCCCTCAAGGTGGCCCTGGCCTACCAGAAGGTCATCGGGCAGGGCTCGCGGACCCGGCTCATCGGTCGCGAGCGCGGCTACCATGGCGTCAATTTCGGCGGCATTTCGGTGGGCGGCATCGTCACCAACCGCAAGATGTTCGGCACGCTGCTGACGGGCGTCGATCACCTGCCCCATACCCATAACCTTGCCAAGAATGCCTTCTCGCGCGGCGAGCCTACGCATGGCGTCGACCTTGCCGACGAGCTCGAGCGCATCGTCACCCTGCACGACGCCTCGACCATCGCCGCCGTCATCGTCGAGCCCGTCGCCGGCTCGACCGGCGTGCTCATTCCGCCACCGGGCTATCTCCAGCGCCTGCGCGACATCACCAAAAAGCACGGCATCCTGCTGATCTTCGACGAAGTGATCACCGGCTACGGCCGTCTCGGCACGCCATTCGGCGCCGACTATTTCGGTGTCGTGCCCGATATCATGGTGACGGCCAAGGGCCTGACCAACGGCGTCATCCCCATGGGTGCGGTCATGGTCTCCAAGGAGATCCACGACGCCTTCATGCAAGGGCCCGAACACGTCATCGAGTTCTTCCACGGCTACACCTATTCGGGCAATCCGATTGCCTCGGCGGCAGGGCTGGCGACGCTCGAGACCTACAAGGACGAAGGCCTTTTGACGCGCGGCGCCGAACTGGCCAAGGTCTGGGAAGATGCTCTGCATTCGCTCAAGGGCCTGCCGCATGTCATCGACATCAGAAATATCGGGCTCGTCGGCGCGATCGAGCTGCAGCCCATCGACGGGCAGCCGACCAAGCGCGCCTTCGCGGCCTTCCTCAAGGCCTTCGAGCAGGGACTGCTGATCCGCACCACCGGCGACATCATCGCGCTCTCGCCACCGCTGATCATCTCGGAATCGCAGATCGGCGAAATCGTCTCGACCCTGTCGGGCATCCTCAAGACGCTTGAGTGA